In Comamonadaceae bacterium OS-1, a single window of DNA contains:
- the napA gene encoding periplasmic nitrate reductase — protein MTSPTETKSTCPYCGVGCGVIIESTGAQITGVRGDPDHPANFGRLCTKGSTLHHTATAAVTLQTRLLHPMQRLQRGQAPQRVSWDHALGMATRKFAQVIQDHGPDAVGFYISGQLLTEDYYVFNKLAKGLIGTNNVDTNSRLCMSSAVAGYKTTLGADSPPACYDDVNHTQCIFIVGSNTAWAHPILFRRIEDAKRANPAMKIILADPRRTDTAEIADLHLPIQPGTDVMLFNGMLHIMLWEGWTNADYIAAHTNDFEALKATVRDCTPELVAQICGISKEALHQAAQWFATSKATLSLYCMGMNQSSSGTAKNAALINLHLATAQIGKPGAGPFSLTGQPNAMGGREVGGMANLLSGHRDLANPAHRAEVAALWGVADVPSKPGKTAIEMFQAAADGEIKALWIACTNPAQSMPDQATVRRALERAELVIVQEAFATTTTCEYADLLLPATTWGEKVGTVTNSERRISRVRPAVAAPGETRHDWSIAVEFAQLLEAELAKPPQLFNYPSAESIWNEHRESTRGRDLDITGMSYAMLDAGAQQWPLRTGETVGKARLYEDGLFPTKDGKAQFANTVYKPVAEPREARYPFSLTTGRLRDQWHGMSRTGTLGRLFGHVAEPSIQMHPQDMARRQLTDGDLVHVTSKRGSILVPLVASTDVAMGQTFIAMHWGEEFLSGISANGERLMGVNALTNSAFCPTSKQPELKHTAIKILKAEMPWSLLGVAWLPEADALAAREKLKGLMAQFPFASVVPFGRERTGLLFRAASHEAVPDEVIAQIETLLGLGGLDVLRYADKKKGQRRAVKLERTADNAELTGFVLAGDTSAEVWIKTLLQDQLPALAYGRLLLVPGAKAPVAVKTRGKQICTCFNVTDDAIRSTLVDCRGFEDERLGQLQTALKCGTNCGSCLPEVRKMVRASMPTAQAA, from the coding sequence ATGACCAGCCCCACAGAAACCAAGTCCACCTGCCCGTACTGCGGTGTCGGTTGCGGCGTGATCATCGAATCCACCGGCGCGCAGATCACCGGCGTGCGCGGCGACCCCGACCACCCGGCCAACTTTGGCCGCCTGTGCACCAAGGGCTCCACCCTGCACCACACCGCCACGGCAGCCGTCACGCTGCAAACCCGCCTGCTGCACCCCATGCAGCGGCTGCAGCGCGGCCAGGCTCCGCAGCGCGTGTCCTGGGACCACGCCCTGGGCATGGCCACCCGCAAGTTCGCCCAGGTGATCCAGGACCATGGGCCGGACGCGGTGGGTTTCTACATCTCGGGCCAGCTGCTCACCGAGGACTACTACGTCTTCAACAAGCTGGCCAAGGGGCTGATCGGCACCAACAACGTTGACACCAATTCCCGTTTGTGCATGAGCAGCGCGGTGGCGGGCTATAAAACCACGCTGGGTGCGGATTCGCCCCCCGCCTGCTACGACGACGTGAACCACACGCAGTGCATCTTCATCGTGGGCAGCAACACCGCCTGGGCGCACCCCATCCTGTTTCGCCGCATCGAAGACGCGAAGCGCGCGAACCCGGCGATGAAGATCATCCTGGCCGACCCGCGCCGCACCGACACCGCCGAAATCGCCGATCTGCACCTGCCCATCCAGCCCGGCACCGACGTAATGCTGTTCAACGGCATGCTGCACATCATGCTGTGGGAAGGCTGGACCAATGCCGACTACATTGCGGCCCACACCAACGACTTCGAGGCACTGAAAGCCACGGTGCGCGATTGCACGCCCGAGCTGGTGGCGCAGATCTGCGGCATCAGCAAAGAGGCGCTGCACCAGGCCGCCCAGTGGTTTGCCACCAGCAAGGCCACGCTCAGCCTGTACTGCATGGGCATGAACCAGTCCAGCAGCGGCACGGCCAAGAATGCGGCGCTGATCAACCTGCACCTGGCCACCGCGCAGATCGGCAAGCCCGGCGCGGGCCCGTTCTCGCTCACCGGCCAGCCCAACGCCATGGGCGGGCGCGAAGTGGGCGGCATGGCCAATCTGCTCAGCGGCCACCGCGACCTGGCCAACCCCGCGCACCGCGCCGAAGTGGCTGCGCTGTGGGGTGTGGCCGATGTGCCGTCCAAGCCCGGCAAAACCGCCATCGAGATGTTCCAGGCCGCTGCCGACGGCGAAATCAAGGCCCTGTGGATCGCCTGCACCAACCCCGCCCAGAGCATGCCCGACCAGGCCACCGTGCGCCGGGCCCTGGAGCGCGCCGAGCTGGTCATCGTGCAAGAGGCCTTTGCCACCACCACCACCTGCGAATACGCCGACCTGCTGCTGCCCGCCACCACCTGGGGCGAAAAAGTCGGCACCGTGACCAATTCCGAGCGCCGCATCAGCCGCGTGCGCCCCGCCGTGGCCGCGCCCGGCGAGACGCGCCACGACTGGTCGATTGCGGTGGAATTTGCCCAGTTGCTGGAAGCTGAACTGGCCAAGCCGCCCCAACTGTTCAACTACCCCAGCGCGGAGTCCATCTGGAACGAGCACCGCGAATCCACCCGGGGCCGCGACCTGGACATCACCGGCATGAGCTACGCCATGCTGGACGCAGGTGCCCAGCAGTGGCCACTGCGCACGGGTGAAACGGTAGGCAAGGCACGTCTGTACGAGGACGGTCTATTCCCGACGAAGGACGGCAAGGCCCAGTTTGCCAACACCGTCTACAAACCGGTGGCCGAGCCGCGCGAAGCCCGCTACCCGTTCTCCCTCACCACCGGCCGCCTGCGCGACCAGTGGCACGGCATGAGCCGCACCGGCACGCTGGGCCGCCTTTTTGGCCACGTCGCCGAGCCCAGCATCCAGATGCACCCGCAAGACATGGCGCGCCGCCAGCTCACCGACGGTGACCTGGTCCACGTGACCAGCAAGCGCGGCTCCATCCTGGTGCCACTGGTGGCCAGCACCGACGTGGCCATGGGCCAGACCTTCATCGCCATGCACTGGGGCGAAGAGTTTTTAAGCGGCATCAGTGCCAACGGCGAACGTCTGATGGGTGTGAACGCACTCACCAATTCGGCGTTTTGCCCCACCTCCAAGCAGCCCGAACTCAAGCACACCGCCATCAAGATCCTGAAGGCCGAAATGCCCTGGTCGCTGCTGGGCGTGGCCTGGCTGCCCGAGGCGGATGCCCTGGCTGCCCGCGAAAAGCTCAAGGGCCTGATGGCGCAGTTTCCGTTTGCCAGCGTGGTGCCGTTTGGCCGCGAGCGCACCGGCCTGCTGTTCCGCGCTGCCAGCCATGAGGCGGTGCCCGACGAGGTCATCGCCCAGATCGAAACCCTGCTGGGCCTGGGTGGCCTGGACGTGCTGCGCTACGCCGACAAAAAGAAGGGCCAGCGCCGCGCCGTGAAGCTCGAACGTACCGCAGACAACGCAGAACTCACCGGCTTTGTGCTGGCCGGCGACACAAGCGCCGAGGTGTGGATCAAAACCCTGCTGCAAGACCAGCTGCCCGCCCTCGCCTATGGCCGCCTGCTGCTGGTGCCTGGAGCCAAGGCCCCGGTGGCGGTGAAGACGCGTGGCAAGCAGATCTGCACCTGCTTCAACGTCACCGACGATGCCATCCGTAGCACGCTGGTGGACTGCCGCGGCTTTGAAGACGAGCGCCTGGGCCAGTTGCAAACGGCCTTGAAGTGCGGCACCAACTGCGGCTCCTGCCTGCCCGAAGTGCGCAAAATGGTGCGTGCCAGCATGCCCACGGCGCAAGCCGCCTGA
- the ybiB gene encoding putative protein YbiB, producing MGISQYIKEIGRGKDGARALSRAQAADLFGQVLDGTVTDLEVGGFCLAMRIKGETESEMAGFLDATYARLTMVPACDRPLVVLPSYNGARKLPVLTPLLALLLAREGLPVLVHGTATESTRISAQNVLLALNIPAQAAIKKIANGSVVFATTELLCPGLKRLLDVRRAVGLRNPAHSLVKLMAPCDGPALVVSSYTHPEYAVSMAATFALMESNALLLRGTEGEVVADARRAPQMTGYLRGQPQLMQEAQSGPLAAVPDLPKEIDADSTAAYIRDVLAGRKPVPAPITQQVAHILRLTQKIFENSTATV from the coding sequence ATGGGAATCAGCCAATACATCAAAGAAATCGGCCGTGGCAAAGACGGCGCACGCGCCTTGTCACGCGCACAAGCCGCCGACCTGTTCGGCCAGGTGCTGGACGGCACCGTCACCGACCTGGAAGTGGGCGGCTTCTGCCTGGCCATGCGCATCAAGGGCGAAACCGAGTCCGAAATGGCCGGTTTTCTGGACGCGACCTATGCCCGCCTCACCATGGTGCCCGCCTGCGACCGCCCGCTGGTGGTGCTGCCCAGCTACAACGGTGCCCGCAAGCTGCCGGTACTCACGCCGCTGCTGGCCCTGCTGCTGGCCCGCGAAGGCCTGCCGGTACTGGTCCACGGCACGGCCACCGAGTCCACCCGTATTTCTGCACAAAATGTGCTGCTAGCGCTGAACATACCAGCACAAGCAGCTATTAAAAAAATAGCAAATGGCAGCGTGGTCTTTGCCACCACTGAGCTGCTCTGCCCCGGCCTGAAGCGCCTGCTGGATGTGCGCCGCGCGGTCGGCCTGCGCAACCCGGCGCACAGCCTGGTCAAACTGATGGCACCCTGCGATGGCCCGGCCCTGGTGGTCAGCAGCTACACCCATCCCGAGTACGCCGTGTCCATGGCCGCCACCTTCGCACTGATGGAATCCAACGCCCTGCTGCTGCGCGGCACCGAAGGCGAAGTGGTGGCCGATGCGCGCCGCGCGCCGCAAATGACCGGCTACCTGCGCGGCCAGCCCCAGCTGATGCAGGAAGCCCAGTCGGGCCCGTTAGCCGCCGTGCCCGACCTGCCCAAGGAAATCGATGCCGACAGCACCGCCGCCTACATCCGCGACGTGCTGGCCGGGCGCAAACCCGTGCCCGCGCCCATCACCCAGCAAGTGGCGCACATCTTGCGTTTGACCCAGAAAATTTTTGAAAACTCTACGGCCACCGTATGA